A stretch of the Chanos chanos chromosome 1, fChaCha1.1, whole genome shotgun sequence genome encodes the following:
- the ptp4a2a gene encoding protein tyrosine phosphatase type IVA 2a, with translation MGFFFNHLSVNMNRPAPVEITYECMRFLITHNPTNSQLTKFTEELKAFGVQTLVRVCDATYDKAPVEKEGIEVLDWPFDDGSSPPDQIVDDWLNLLKCKFKEEPGCCIAVHCVAGLGRAPVLVAIALIECGMMYEDAVQFIREKRRGAFNSKQLLYLEKYKPKMRLRFKDANGQNCCIQ, from the exons ATGGG ATTCTTCTTTAACCATCTTAGTGTCAACATGAATCGTCCCGCACCTGTTGAGATCACCTATGAATGCATGAGGTTCCTGATCACCCATAACCCCACCAATTCACAGCTGACCAAATTTACAGAG GAATTAAAGGCATTTGGGGTACAGACGCTGGTACGGGTTTGTGATGCCACCTATGACAAGGCCCCTGTGGAAAAAGAAGGCATTGAAGTTTTA GATTGGCCTTTTGATGATGGATCCTCACCACCTGACCAAATTGTTGATGATTGGCTGAACCTCctgaaatgtaaatttaaagAAGAACCAGGCTGTTGCATTGCAGTCCACTGTGTAGCTGGACTGGGCCG AGCGCCTGTTCTGGTGGCCATAGCCTTAATCGAGTGTGGGATGATGTATGAGGATGCAGTCCAGTTTATACGAGA AAAGAGACGTGGGGCCTTCAACTCGAAACAACTCCTGTACCTTGAAAAGTACAAGCCCAAGATGCGTCTCCGCTTCAAGGATGCCAATGGTCAAAACTGCTGCATTCAGTGA